The segment ATCATAGTGTCATCAAAGAGTCGAGTACATCAACAAAGTTGAGAGTTGTATTTAACGGTTCACAAAAGACAAATACTGGTGAATCTTTAAACGACAACTTGTACGAGGGTCCCAAGTTATTGAATTCTTTGGTGTCTGTACTCACACAATGGAGAGCATATCAGTATGTTTTTTCGTGTGACATACGACAAATGTTCAGACAGATCATCATCCATCCTGATGATCAAAAGTATCAAAGAATTCTTTGGAGACATACACTCGACTCACCAGTTCAAGAGTACGAATTAACAACCGTAACATATGGTACCAAACCAGCACCATTTTTGGCTTTGGCTACTTTGAAGCAACTTGAACTGGAAGAGGGAGATAGGTTTCCGTTGGTTAAATCAGCTATTTCACAAGGGTCATATATGGATGACATATATGTTGGTGCTGATAATATACAACAAGGGGTTGACAAGGTGGtacaaatacaacaaatgcTTCACTCAGGTGGCTTCGAGCTGAGGAAATGGATAAGTAACTCGAGTGAGTTATTGAGTAAAATTCCAGTAGAATTTCATGAGAAATCATCCACCTCGAGTGATAGTAATCAAGTTTTCAGGACACTTGGTCTCAATTGGGATACAACAGCTGATTGTTTTAGTTATATTCCAATAGTATATAAAGAACCTAAAGCAATCACTAAGAGAGTCGTCTTAGCACAAGTGGCTCAACTATTCGATCCACTTGGTTGGATATCACCAGTCATAGTTAagggtaaattatttatgcaatCTTTATGGAAGATTAAGCTTGACTGGGATGAGCCAATTCCTGAAAATTTATTGGGTCCATGGAGAGACTTTGTCTCTCAACTGAGTCATCTATCTGAGATAAAAATACCGAGATGGTTGAATCTCACACCAACAGTTTCATCCATTGAGATTCATGGATTTGGTGACGCTTCTGATGCAGCAATTGGGGCTGTAGTGTACTTGGTGTCTATTGATACTCTTGGTGTAGCCAAGAGTAATATAATAGCATCAAAATCGAAGCTAGCACCTATTAAGGCCGAATCCAACAGCTCCAATAAAACTAGAGTAAAAGTTTCGACACCGAGATTGGAGCTGTCAGCCGCAGTGCTGTTGGTGAAATTGGTGAGAGATATTCAACAGAGTTTGGGTTGTCAGTCAGCAAAGATACACTTGTGGACTGACTCATCCATCACTTATTATTGGATCAAAGGCGACGCTAGTCGTTGGAAAACCTTCGTCCATAACAGAgtagtatttataaaaaatacactcACACAGGCAACCTGGCATCATGTGCCAGGTGAGGATAATCCAGCTGATATCGTATCACGTggtacatcatcatcacaactGCATACAGACTCGTTGTGGTGGCAGGGTCCAGCCTGGATTATCAAAAGTCAAGATTCATGGCCTGTGTTGAGTAACCCAGAGATAGACATGACTCAGGTTGAAGAAAAGCCATTAATTTGCAATGTGACGTCAACCAGACGTGAAGAATTTTTGGACAACTTCTCGTCATTGGTCAAAGCTGTTACAGCAGCAGCTTTGTGGAGAAGATTTTATCAGAGTTTCTCGTTGAAATACCCTGTAAATAAATCTTCTTAGATTACATCTGAAGAACGTCAGAATGCATTGCTGGGCTTGGTAGTAAATAATCAACagttatattttcatgaagagattaaacaattatcaaagGGTGAAACCTTGTCAAGGTCTAGttctttgataaaattgacgCCATTCCTTGATAGAGATGGTGCCTTGAGAGTCGGTGGCAGACTGAGTAAATCTCTCATGACAAGTGAAGAAAAATATCCGTTGATACTGCCAAAAGAGTCGAAACTTACTGAACTGGTATTACATGAGTGTCATGCAAATACTTTGCATGGTGGTGCACAACTTATGTTGGCCACCTTGAGGCAACAATATTGGATTGTTGGAGGACGTCTACCAGTCAGAAgtttcattaataaatgtgTTGTTTGTGTGAGACATCGAGCTGAAGCTGCACAACAGTTAATGGGTCAACTACCAGCATCAAGAGTATTGAAATCAAGGCCATTTCTCCATACAGGAGTTGATTATGCTGGTCCATTTGAACTGAAAACATGGTCAGGTAAATGCAACAGGTCATACAAGGCCTACCTGGTTGTGTTTGTGTGTATGGCTTCGTCAGCCGTTCATCTCGACTTAGCAACTGACTATACAACTGAGGGTTTTTTAGCAGCATTTAAGCGATTTGTCAGTCGTCGTGGACGATGTGAGAAATTGTTCAGTGACTGTGGCACTAATTTTGTGGGTGCAGATGCGGAGTTAAAACGCATGTTTAAGGCATCCTCaaaagaagtaaaaaatctggccAGTCTTCTAGCAAAAGATGGTACAGATTGGAGTTTTATTCCACCTGGATCACCACATTTTGGTGGTAAATGGGAATCAGTTGTAAAGTCAGCCAAACATCACATCAAAAGAGTCATAGGTGATCATAAACTCACCTACGAGCACTTCAGTACCTTTCTGACACAAGTTGAGTGTCTACTCAACTCTAGGCCATTGTGTCCAATGTCTGAGGATCCTGATGACCTCCAGGCATTGACACCTGGTCACTTTCTCATTGGGGAACCACTTAATGCTGTGCCTGAGCCATCAGTGTTAGATGTCCCTGACAATAGACTCAACAAGTGGCGATTGTTGAGGAAGTTTATGGAGTCATTTTGGGACAGGTGGTCGAAGGAGTACTTGCAAAAGTACTTGGTCAGGTCAAAGTGGTTAAAGACATCTCCATGCATTAAAGTGGGTACAATGGCTTTGGTCATTGATGAGAGATTGCCACCCGGTAAATGGGCATTGGCACGAGTAACTGAAGTGTTTCCTGGAGCTGACGGATTAGTCAGGGCAGTCACTGTGAAAACACAAACTGCTGAGTATCAGAGGCCAGTGGCTAAGTTATGTGTTTTGCCAATTGAGGTCACAGATGAGGttgacaattaatttgtcAAGGGGGGGAGAATGTTCACGCGAGCTCCTCTAATGTGTGTCGTCACAGAGATGACCAGTAACCACTGCGCATCTCTGTTATTCACTGTCCAATCAGCGCACACTAGAGAAACTCTCATGTCGTCACAACAACGCTCGGCTTACACCGTACGTTGCCGTAACTATTCGAGTCTCTCGTTCATCATCGAGGATCTCCGGCCAACTTCGAGTTCAACATCAAGCAAGTCTCCAAGCAGCGTTCTGGAGTCACTTGCGTTTTGGTTATTCTACATTACACAccacattatttttcatccatTTATACCTGGTGATACACACCAAGTATAATTACTTTTGAGTTATTTTCACGTTGGGCAAAAGGTATACAACCTTTTGCAGAGTATATTTATTGAGTAATATCAcccttttgtatatatttttccctaTTAAATAAACGCTATTATTTAACCACAAGTTCATCATTTCCTGTCACATTTATTTCATCCCTTTATACAGTCCACATCCTGGCGCAAACAgatatcaattaatataatgagtgATATCGACAGAATCCTAAAATTAAAAGGATTCTCTCGATACTACTCATGTCATATTTAAATGactagaaataattttaataagtaATTAAAGAtcgtaaaatttgttttgacCAATAAGCGTCAAGTAACAGAAGGAAAATAGGAAATGGACCAAGGAGGAAAACCGAACATCCCCGAAGGATCCCCACCTACTCCCATAGATCTGAGAGCATCGATGACCATCGATCTCCAGATCTCGGTCACTTGGTCAGTGGTTCCATGACCTACAACAGCTCTTCCAGCTCTATTAGCTTAGGCACTTTGCCTCGTcgaattttaattactttaaaaacttagaatatttttcacgAGTCAGCACAAACTGTAAGTTACCATTactcaataatttattgattattttattaaatttttgtttaacaatatttaagtaacatttggttacttgaattatcaatttaaattcattaaattaattgcaaaTTTAACTGGTATTAGATTACGACTGCATGGTCTGAATTATTCTTGCTcgtgtaaattaaattcaaggcACGTTTTgcgttaatttaattaatcaaataaatattgaataatataaattataatttgctgcattaaataatcaagtgatttattaaaaataattaaatatttaatcatgaaACTTCACGACCTCGTGGTCAGTTAATAATGTACAATAAAGTACAATTGCATATAATTGttctatttaaatacaaataaaattaatattttaattgtaatttttactttgaaaTCAGTGTTACATTAGTGTCTGTAATTTGACGCAATTTAATCATCGACATTATACAACcaaatttgtataataatattgtacaacatacatataaaaatatatataaatccacaatattattttattgttgataaaataatcaagcCAACCTGTCACATACAAGCCAAATTCAAGGTCAAGCCAAGGTACACGCTGTCTGTTGATTTGTagaattgaaaatatcaacaacTAATGTAAgtacattcaaataaatttggtTCAGTGTTCATTTGCGAAATTGTAACAATTGTGTAAAGTAAAATATGCGTCATCGCTGTGTAATTGTAGAGTCAGcgattcatataaaaaagagcTGAATTGCATCTCAATCCCGTCGTCTATTGTTCGGGGTCGCGACACGCTGTTTGACGGGtcgtttaaattaaattattttcaatctctGACTCCGCAACGACCGCATGGCTTTAGATTCTCTTTCACGCGACGCGCGAATAATTATAAGTGGGTCATATAATTAAGATTTGGTTGTACCGCATTTTTATGTAAAagtctattattttatttcaaaatacgAGATCACTGGGCGCGCTTCGCGCGCCGTTTTTCTTATAAGAATAAGaagatacttttttaaaaaatattatcacaatcaTACTTTCTCTTGATGTCATTATTCATTGagctattttgtaaaaatagtaattcacatttatgtttcaattattttcattgttatttagtaataatttaaaaaaaaaaacaacactctGTTCACACgaataaaagacaatttttaaaaaagatagagTTTAAACGAATTCGTACAGCCACTGTTGAAGCAAAACTCATTTCTTTATGACATTTTTGTGGATGTTTAGtacgaatattttttattttactattcagTTTTTCATGGCTGAGTATTTTTGATAACTTAATCATTCAGTTACAAAAAGAGCAAACtataattatgttttcttatgtcttttaaaaaacCCCAATTCATCAAAGTCTCGATCACTTTATTTTcgattcttttatttctgtGATGCAATtcccaattaattaattaaacattcatttcaaaattactcatgttcataataaaatatttctaaatagaattttccCGAAATCATGATTcctatattcaaaaaacacctcatgaaaaaaactacaggaaaaaaaaaatgtaaattttataaattaatatggttaagcttgtgttttatttttttgaattgtaaaattcatattaaaaaaatataaaaacacgtctccgttttttcattttattaataggtaattttcatttgactttGTCCTTAGATTCTTCTTTTCCtccgtaaaatattaattatacaatttttttatgataaattttacttttcatttttgtccGTGCAGTACTTCtatcctaaaaaattttaaaatcaattttgactcttttttatatttgctatAACTTGTACACGAAATACGACGTTTCCTGCTTCAAGTCATGtacataaaacatatatttctaaatagaatttttgtgaAACTATGAATCTGAGACTTCAAACTCACCCTCAATAAAAATCTCCAAACAATTTCATGAAATGATTATAACTCTTTATTTTATgcagttttatatttaccatgacttgtagataaaataaattcaaaaagtggCTAATATTCCGTTTTTCTTGAGCCATTTGTCAAATCATAAACTAAAGATCTGAAAAATCATGCGCCTATtctaaaatcttttttttcaattatttttcatttatgttgattattaattttcaaaaaaatttcgacattatattttcacgaataacatataatttataaaacaatgaaatttccgGCAAcctttgtcgaaaaaaaatccatttctttataacatttttgtgCTTACTTCAAACATTTTCCATTTTACTACTCCGTTTTCAggggtatgtatatttttgattaattaatcattcattCACACAGAGCGAATTATTATGTTcttaagtattttaaaaaaaaaaattcttctttataaatatgatcccgagtggaaatctggTCAGGCTAGCCCGATTTGACTTCAAGTATTGATTGAGACTTGATCAATGTTCCTTAACACTGGAAGCCTGATCGAAatttgatcaatatttgatcaagatgcttGATTAAGGATAACTCGATCAAGATTGGATCAAGGAACCCTTAACTCATCCTTAATGAGGCCAGCCTGATTAAGAATTGATCGAGAaaaccttaacttatccttaataaggccagcctgatcaagaattgatgaagaaaaccTTAACTTCTCTTTattaaggccagcctgatcaaagaacttcttcaaaaaaattgcCTAGCTTagatacatgaaaattttgtaagactaataaatattttccaatgaaaTTTTAGTGAGATCATGACCAATATCAAGACAACACCAACATATTATTACCTTTAAAGTTTCAAAtcctcattttatttgtttcaatttcttttcattacATAATTCACCACAACTTCTAAACAAAGTGTGACATTACTCATTTtcgtgaattatttataagatgtgaaagaagaaattatgaaaataaacacCTATGCCATTAATCATATCAACATGACCAGttccatcaataaattataacagtcatatatttatcaatagttaTACTGAAATAAtggggacgttccaaaaatcattcggaaacccggaccggcgcagtagatgaaaaaatatagtgataaaataaacttaaaagtaactagaggttactgtagatattgtaaataacaaaaacagccATATTGCATATGCCATTTGCTTTTGTTACTTAATACGgttgtgaaaagtatttttataattattattaataattaaacaataataatttattgttttgtgcctataaaaatacatgaacaaaaaatcatgtctaccacaacaaaatatccaaaattttctatgatcacaaTCTTGACCTTCCGagtttccgagtgatttttggaacgtccccaatcagtttttttacttaaagagacatgtatatatattctacttttttgtcaaaatagaatgattacattttcaattgtcaataaaattgtgaataaaatgattcccttttttttttttttttgtttctaaataGAATGTATGTGGATATTATATAGAtacatacttttattttcttgtacataagcctattgatttttccatcatcatattaataaagttatatataaatcagttcatttattatcaataaaaacagttattataattgaaagactattttttgttcaagcgATCTGTCAGATTttgatttcaaaatatataaacaaataaatttattgattaccttaacgacaggaaaaaaaaaaaatgtgagtgactgagaaagaaaatttgtttatttatttcattaacaaccGACAAAGACAGAATGACAAATGACATGAGAATGACAAAGAGAACCAAATAACCAATCAAATCTTAGGAAGATCGATGACaactgtcctttttatataaggaaaataaatttacatgtattttatttataaaatgaataaaaaatgtccaaggaaaagcagctgctaaggaaaagatgtagctaaggaattaatgtgactaagcaattatttccttgaaacataattctttggcaacctcaattccttagctacatcttttccttaact is part of the Aphidius gifuensis isolate YNYX2018 linkage group LG1, ASM1490517v1, whole genome shotgun sequence genome and harbors:
- the LOC122856759 gene encoding uncharacterized protein LOC122856759, whose protein sequence is MAKNPALQQAYCDFMNEYESQGHMVKASPVEDHSRCYYLPHHSVIKESSTSTKLRVVFNGSQKTNTGESLNDNLYEGPKLLNSLVSVLTQWRAYQYVFSCDIRQMFRQIIIHPDDQKYQRILWRHTLDSPVQEYELTTVTYGTKPAPFLALATLKQLELEEGDRFPLVKSAISQGSYMDDIYVGADNIQQGVDKVVQIQQMLHSGGFELRKWISNSSELLSKIPVEFHEKSSTSSDSNQVFRTLGLNWDTTADCFSYIPIVYKEPKAITKRVVLAQVAQLFDPLGWISPVIVKGKLFMQSLWKIKLDWDEPIPENLLGPWRDFVSQLSHLSEIKIPRWLNLTPTVSSIEIHGFGDASDAAIGAVVYLVSIDTLGVAKSNIIASKSKLAPIKAESNSSNKTRVKVSTPRLELSAAVLLVKLVRDIQQSLGCQSAKIHLWTDSSITYYWIKGDASRWKTFVHNRVVFIKNTLTQATWHHVPGEDNPADIVSRGTSSSQLHTDSLWWQGPAWIIKSQDSWPVLSNPEIDMTQVEEKPLICNVTSTRREEFLDNFSSLVKAVTAAALWRRFYQSFSLKYPVNKSS
- the LOC122856835 gene encoding uncharacterized protein LOC122856835; amino-acid sequence: MTSEEKYPLILPKESKLTELVLHECHANTLHGGAQLMLATLRQQYWIVGGRLPVRSFINKCVVCVRHRAEAAQQLMGQLPASRVLKSRPFLHTGVDYAGPFELKTWSGKCNRSYKAYLVVFVCMASSAVHLDLATDYTTEGFLAAFKRFVSRRGRCEKLFSDCGTNFVGADAELKRMFKASSKEVKNLASLLAKDGTDWSFIPPGSPHFGGKWESVVKSAKHHIKRVIGDHKLTYEHFSTFLTQVECLLNSRPLCPMSEDPDDLQALTPGHFLIGEPLNAVPEPSVLDVPDNRLNKWRLLRKFMESFWDRWSKEYLQKYLVRSKWLKTSPCIKVGTMALVIDERLPPGKWALARVTEVFPGADGLVRAVTVKTQTAEYQRPVAKLCVLPIEVTDEVDN